GTGAATGATTCAGATCATTTTTTTTGGTTTTTCTTTGTTTTAATTTGTCGTATTCCTTTCGGTTCAATGAATTGGTTTCTTCAAATTGTTTTCCACGCTAAAATGAATAAGTTTCAAAATGCTCAAAATCGAAGTTATTGATGAAATCAACAGATGTCTGATATGTATTTGTTGTTGTTTCTAATTAGTTAAGATCCAACAACTCATGATATCGATCCGCAATAATGTTCATGTTACTATCATAATTGGCATTTTCCTCTACAAATGTTCTGTTCTTAGTAATTGCCTGATTTCGTAATTCCGGATTTTCAAAAGACCAGATTAATTCGTCTGCCAGCATTTCGATATTGTCGATTTCGATTAACTGTCCGTTTTCACGATGCGTGATCCAGCTTTGATTTCCGGGAATATCAGAAACAACCGGAAAGCAATTGCAGGCCATAGCTTCAAACAACGAAGCCGAAACGCCTTCGGTAATCGGCATGCTGATGTAAATATTAGATTGTTGTAATAGTTTAGGAAGCTCTGTGTTTGGGATTCTTCCTGTAAAAATCACTTTGTTTTCAATTTGAAGTGCTGCAGCTAAATCTTTCAAAAACTGCAATCTAGTTCCATCGCCGACAATTGTCAGCGAAAAATCTATTCCTTTTTGATTCAGGATTCCGAAAGCTTTTAATATAGAATCATGTCTATATTCAGGCTGCAGCGAACGTGTTACAATTGCTTCAATTTTATTTGAATGATTTGTTGAAGGTGTAAAAAGCGATAAATCAATTCCTTTTGGGAGAACCAAAACTTTGCTCATATCAACTCCAATTTCTCGCATTGAAATGGTCATAACCGGTCCCCAGGCATGAATTAAATGTGCTTTTTTAAAGGCGTATTTCTGAATAAACTTTTTAAAAGGATATAAAACGGAACCTTCCGGCCATAAATCCGTTCGGCCTTGTTGCGCAATGGCAATAGTTTTTGAGCCGGATAATGCAGCGAGAAAACCATAACTGGTTGTTCGCTCGGCAATAACCATATCCGGTTTTTCTTTTTTAATTATTCTCCGAATAGAAACAGGTGATAAGAAATATTCTAAAATACGTTTAAATCTATTGAGTTTAGAATTGTTAGGGGTTTGAAGTTCCCAGGTGATGATTTCAAAATCGCCAAACTCTTTCAGGCCTTTCATCCAGGTGATGGCATCGGCTCGATAAGATTCTCCAAGAAAAAGTATTTTTCTTTTCATTTATAAAGTTTTTTCGTCGTGAATTCATTAATTAATTTTGAATAATTCGTGGATTCACGTCGATTTTTTTATCTCTAAAATTCGTCAGTATCCAATGCGCGGTTGATGAATTCGTTTAAAGGTTTTAATGCAATTAGTTTCTGGCTCATTTTCTTTACGAAATCTTTCTGTGTAACTTCAGAAACATTGTATACCTGAGTTGCGGTGAAACTTTTCAGTTTTAAAAACTCAATCGCCGGATGGTCTTTTTCGTAACCGCGGGGCATGCTTTTTAATGAATTGTTTTCGTTTACATCTAAACTGCCAAACTCTTTCTTGAATTCTTTCTCGTTTAAAATTTCCTGCAAATCATCGTAAAAGAAAGCAATTTCTTTACGAACTTTCTTTAAATCTTCTGCTTCCGGCGAATAAAATCCTCCCGCAATAAAACTGGCGCCTTTTTCGATATGTACATAATATCCGGCACGGTTTAGACCTTTTGTTCCGCCGGACATCCAGATTCCCAAATGTGCTTTATACGGAGATTTGTCTTTAGAAAAACGAATATCGCGATTGATTCTGAAAGTACAGTTTTTAACTTCTAATAGTTCTAACGATGGATCAAGCGGTTTCATGACATCCAGAAAATCACTTACCAGTTGATGGTAATCTTTCTTGAAAACTTCGTATCGTTTTTTATTTTCCTGAAACCATTCACGATTGTTGTTGTTTCTTAAATCGTCTAAAAATTGCAATGATTCTTTCGTTAGCATATTCTTAATATATTTTATTGCAGTTGTTTCTCTAAGTTTTTTATTCAGGCTAATTTAAGGATTTCTATTTTGGAACAGAATGTAAAAACTGATATAAATTGTATCAATTTTTTAAATCTCAAAAATTACAAATTAAAGATCTTGTAACTCTGATGTGTCGATTTCACGATAGCCTCAGTACGTTCCGGATGAGTATCTGATATAAAAAGCTGTCCAAAAGTTTCGCTGTTTACCATTTCTATGATTTTGGCAACGCGGGTTTCGTCCAGTTTGTCAAAAATATCATCGAACAAAAGGATTGGTTTTACGCCGCTTTGTTTCTTCAAAAATTCAAATTGTGCCAGTTTTAAAGCAATCAGAAAAGACTTCTGCTGTCCCTGCGATCCGAATTTTTTTATAGGGTGCGAATCAATTTCAAAAGATAAGTCATCTTTATGGATTCCGACAGATGTATAATTAAGAATCCTGTCTTTGTTTATATTTTCCTGTAAAAGCGTCAGTAAATCTTTTTCGAATAAATGACTTTCATAAACCAGCTGTACGCTTTCTTCAGATCCTGTTATAGCCTGATGATGCACATTAAATATAGGTATAAATTGTTCCAGAAAATCTTTTCGTTTTTCAAAAATAGATTTTCCGTAAACTGTCAGCTGTTCGTTGTATATAGATAAAGTGTCGTTGTCGAAAACATGATTTAAGGCAAAATATTTTAAAAGGGCATTTCGCTGCGTAATTACTTTTTGATATTGAATTAATTCGTGCAGATATGTCGAATCTAACTGCGAAATTACGCTGTCCATAAACTTACGACGGGTTTCGCTTCCTTCTACAATTAAATCGCGATCGGCGGGAGAAATAATCACCAGCGGAATAAGTCCAATATGGTCCGAGAATTTATCGTAAGCCTTTCCGTTTCGTTTTAAAACCTTTTTCTGTCCTTTTTTTAAACTGCAGACAACCTGTTCTGTTCTTTCGTTTTTCTCTAATTCGGCATCAATTACAAAAAACTCTTCACCATGTTTGATATTCTGAACCGCAAGCGGATTAAAATAGCTTTTTCCGTAAGCCAAATGATAAATTGCATCCAGAACATTGGTTTTTCCAATACCATTTTTACCTACAAAACAGTTGATCTTGACGTCGAAATCAAAGCTTGCTTCGGAGAAATTTTTATAATTGAATAAAGAAATTTTGTTTAAATGCATTTTTAAGAAGCTCTAAAAGGAAAAATTACAGTTTTTGAAACGGTAAAATTGAGGATGCAAAATTATCGAAAATTATCGATATAAAAGGCTTTTGGCGAGTTCTGAGCGGAATTATTTTGATGCTGGCAGTAAAGAAGTCAGGTTTTCTGAAAATATTTTTTTTAATATAGTGATAATTTTGATTTTTTATGCCTCAGTTTCAAGAAAAATTTTATTTTTGCCGTTCACTAAATTAATTTTAAATGGCTACTTACAATAAAAGAGGATATAAAGCACCGAAAGAGAAGGAAGTTAAAGAAGTAAATGAAGAACAACAGGTGATAATTGATGAAAAAGACAGCACAACAGCTGGTGTTTTTTCTAAATTAGACGAGACTGCTTCAAGAACTGAGGATTGGGTTGCTAAAAATCAAAAAATCATTATTGGTTTAGTTGCTGGTATTGCTGTTGCTACTATTGGATATTTAGCATACCAGAAATTTATTAATAACCCAAAACAAGATGAGGCGGCAAACGAAATGTTTGTGGCGCAGCAAAACTTTCAAAAAGCGGTTGATGGTGTGGCTAGCGATTCATTATATAAATTAGCTCTTAATGGTTCTGAAGGTAAATTTGGATTCGTGAAAATTGCTGATGAGTATTCTGGAACAGATGCTGGAAATTTAGCAAACTACTATGCTGGTATGGCATATTTAAATACAGGTAAATTTGATGATGCTATTAAGTATTTAGGAAACTTTAAATCAGATGATTTAATTTTAAGTGCTTTGGCAACTGGAGCTATTGGTGATGCTTACTCTCAAAAAAATAACCAAAAAGAAGCTTTAGATCATTATGTAAAAGCAGCTCAGTCTAACAAAAACGATTTTACAACACCTCGTTTCTTATTAAAAGCAGCTAAAACAGCTTTAGCTTTAGGACAAAAAGAAGATGCTTTGAAATATTTAAATGATATTAAAGACAACTTTGATGCGACTCCGGAAGCAGCTTCTATTGATGCGTTAATCGGATTAGCGCAATAAAAATTTTAGACTTTAGATTTAAGATTGTAGATTTGTATTTAAGAATCTAAATTCGAAAATCAAAAAAACTAAAATATTACAGATGGCTACTGAAAATAAAAATTTATCAGAATACGATAAAAGTACAATCCCAAATGCGAAAGACTTTCGATTTGGGATTGTTGTTTCTGAGTGGAATGATACTATAACAGAAGGACTTTATAACGGGGCTTTTGAAGCCTTAACAGATTGTGAAGTTCCTGCCCAGCAGATTATCCGCTGGAATGTTCCGGGAAGTTTTGAGCTTATTTACGGAGCAAAAAAAATGCTTCAGACTCAAAATGTAGACGCCGTTATCGTTATTGGATGTGTAATCCAGGGACAGACGAAACATTTTGATTTTGTATGTGAAGGCGTTACACAGGGTATTAAAGATTTGAATGTTCAAACCGATATTCCGGTGATATTTTGTGTTTTAACCGATAACAATATCCAGCAGTCAATTGACAGAAGCGGCGGTGTTCATGGAAACAAAGGAACCGAAGCGGCTATTGCTGCAATAAAAATGGCTTACATTCGTCAGCAGGCGTCAATATCGCACGTTTACAATCAGCCGTTATTATCTTCCGGTGCACTTCAAATCGAAGAAACACCAATAAAAATCGAAAAGGAATAAAACACATTTGTTTTAAAATACTAAAACCTATACTGTGTCATAATAGTATAGGTTTTTTTGTTTTTTTTATGATTGCTGTTGTTCTGAAAGCAAATCAAAATTCACTAAATTTGTAATTCTTGGTTTGTAAAATTTAACCTAAACTTTTAAATTATTTTTGCTTAATGTCGAGTATCATTCAATTACTTCCTGATCACGTTGCCAACCAAATTGCCGCTGGAGAGGTGGTTCAAAGACCCGCTTCAGTTGTAAAAGAATTGCTGGAGAATGCTGTTGATGCCAAAGCGACTGATATTAAGCTGATTATAAAAGATGCCGGAAAATCATTGGTGCAGGTTATTGATAATGGAGTAGGAATGACTGTTACAGACGCCCGTTTGTGCTTTGCACGTCATGCGACATCAAAAATCCGTCAGGCCGAAGATTTATTTTCATTAGGAACGAAAGGTTTTCGCGGAGAAGCTTTGGCTTCTATCGCGGCGATTGCGCACATGGAGATGAAAACCAAGCAGGAACAGGACGAACTTGGGACACATATTGTAATTGAAGGAAGTAAATTTATTTCGCAGGAAGTGGCGGTTTTACCAAAGGGAACGTCTTTTGCGGTAAAAAATTTGTTTTTTAATATTCCCGCACGCCGAAACTTCCTAAAGTCAGATACAGTTGAATTTCGTCATGTTATGGATGAATTTCAGCGCGTAGCTATGGCGCATCCTAATATTCATTTTAGTTTTTATCATAACGGAAGCGAATTGTATAATCTTCCCGCGGCCGGATATCGCCAGCGAATTGTAGGGATTATGTCCGGAAAAACCAATGAAAAATTAGTTCCCGTTACCGAAGATACAGAGATTATTAATGTTCAGGGATTTGTATGCAAACCTGAATTTGCTAAAAAAACAAGAGGAGAGCAGTTCTTTTTTGTAAACGACCGTTTTATAAAAAGCGGTTATCTTCATCATGCTGTAATGGCAGCGTATGATGGATTGCTGAAAGATGGTCTCCAGCCAAGTTATTTCCTGT
This portion of the Flavobacterium gelatinilyticum genome encodes:
- a CDS encoding DUF2461 domain-containing protein; translated protein: MLTKESLQFLDDLRNNNNREWFQENKKRYEVFKKDYHQLVSDFLDVMKPLDPSLELLEVKNCTFRINRDIRFSKDKSPYKAHLGIWMSGGTKGLNRAGYYVHIEKGASFIAGGFYSPEAEDLKKVRKEIAFFYDDLQEILNEKEFKKEFGSLDVNENNSLKSMPRGYEKDHPAIEFLKLKSFTATQVYNVSEVTQKDFVKKMSQKLIALKPLNEFINRALDTDEF
- a CDS encoding tetratricopeptide repeat protein; translation: MATYNKRGYKAPKEKEVKEVNEEQQVIIDEKDSTTAGVFSKLDETASRTEDWVAKNQKIIIGLVAGIAVATIGYLAYQKFINNPKQDEAANEMFVAQQNFQKAVDGVASDSLYKLALNGSEGKFGFVKIADEYSGTDAGNLANYYAGMAYLNTGKFDDAIKYLGNFKSDDLILSALATGAIGDAYSQKNNQKEALDHYVKAAQSNKNDFTTPRFLLKAAKTALALGQKEDALKYLNDIKDNFDATPEAASIDALIGLAQ
- a CDS encoding glycosyltransferase is translated as MKRKILFLGESYRADAITWMKGLKEFGDFEIITWELQTPNNSKLNRFKRILEYFLSPVSIRRIIKKEKPDMVIAERTTSYGFLAALSGSKTIAIAQQGRTDLWPEGSVLYPFKKFIQKYAFKKAHLIHAWGPVMTISMREIGVDMSKVLVLPKGIDLSLFTPSTNHSNKIEAIVTRSLQPEYRHDSILKAFGILNQKGIDFSLTIVGDGTRLQFLKDLAAALQIENKVIFTGRIPNTELPKLLQQSNIYISMPITEGVSASLFEAMACNCFPVVSDIPGNQSWITHRENGQLIEIDNIEMLADELIWSFENPELRNQAITKNRTFVEENANYDSNMNIIADRYHELLDLN
- the ribH gene encoding 6,7-dimethyl-8-ribityllumazine synthase → MATENKNLSEYDKSTIPNAKDFRFGIVVSEWNDTITEGLYNGAFEALTDCEVPAQQIIRWNVPGSFELIYGAKKMLQTQNVDAVIVIGCVIQGQTKHFDFVCEGVTQGIKDLNVQTDIPVIFCVLTDNNIQQSIDRSGGVHGNKGTEAAIAAIKMAYIRQQASISHVYNQPLLSSGALQIEETPIKIEKE
- the recF gene encoding DNA replication/repair protein RecF (All proteins in this family for which functions are known are DNA-binding proteins that assist the filamentation of RecA onto DNA for the initiation of recombination or recombinational repair.), translated to MHLNKISLFNYKNFSEASFDFDVKINCFVGKNGIGKTNVLDAIYHLAYGKSYFNPLAVQNIKHGEEFFVIDAELEKNERTEQVVCSLKKGQKKVLKRNGKAYDKFSDHIGLIPLVIISPADRDLIVEGSETRRKFMDSVISQLDSTYLHELIQYQKVITQRNALLKYFALNHVFDNDTLSIYNEQLTVYGKSIFEKRKDFLEQFIPIFNVHHQAITGSEESVQLVYESHLFEKDLLTLLQENINKDRILNYTSVGIHKDDLSFEIDSHPIKKFGSQGQQKSFLIALKLAQFEFLKKQSGVKPILLFDDIFDKLDETRVAKIIEMVNSETFGQLFISDTHPERTEAIVKSTHQSYKIFNL